The following proteins are co-located in the Verrucomicrobiota bacterium genome:
- a CDS encoding sugar ABC transporter permease, with amino-acid sequence MPIRRKAPIQWLPYLLLLPSLALVGVIEFYPFISGASYSLHKGNLLNTGAFVGLQNYQRLFGSTDFYHSLWFSFLFAFFNVLFSYLIGLALALFLNLDFPGRGLCRVLLLLPWIVPAVVSIVSWKWLIADRGGLVNVLLGDLHLGPIYFLSESGWAMVAVIVIKIWRSFPFMMLSLLAALQVIDKTLYEAARIDGANHWQMFWHITMPHLKNISIVQAILMVIWSINDFETPFLLTQGGPSNATENLILLAYRYTFGRNDVGRGSAVALLTLVVLTVLATFMMRQQRKIA; translated from the coding sequence CCGATCCAGTGGTTGCCTTACCTGTTGCTGCTGCCGTCGCTCGCCCTCGTCGGCGTGATCGAATTTTATCCGTTCATCAGCGGCGCTTCGTACAGCCTGCACAAAGGCAACCTGTTGAACACCGGCGCCTTCGTCGGATTGCAGAACTACCAACGCCTGTTTGGCTCCACCGATTTCTACCATTCGCTCTGGTTCAGTTTTCTTTTTGCGTTCTTCAACGTCCTGTTCAGCTACCTCATCGGCTTGGCGTTGGCGCTGTTTCTCAACCTGGACTTTCCCGGGCGGGGCCTCTGCCGCGTGCTCCTGCTCCTGCCCTGGATCGTGCCGGCCGTGGTTTCCATCGTGAGCTGGAAATGGTTGATCGCCGACCGCGGGGGGCTCGTCAACGTCCTCCTTGGCGATCTTCACCTTGGGCCTATTTATTTTCTGAGCGAGAGCGGGTGGGCCATGGTAGCCGTGATCGTCATCAAGATCTGGCGCAGTTTCCCCTTCATGATGTTAAGCCTGTTGGCTGCACTCCAGGTGATCGACAAGACCTTGTACGAGGCGGCCAGGATCGATGGAGCCAACCACTGGCAGATGTTTTGGCACATCACGATGCCGCACCTTAAGAACATCTCCATCGTCCAGGCGATCCTCATGGTGATCTGGAGCATCAACGACTTTGAAACCCCCTTCCTCCTGACGCAGGGCGGCCCGTCGAATGCCACCGAGAATCTGATTCTGCTCGCCTACCGCTACACCTTCGGACGCAACGACGTCGGCCGTGGCTCGGCCGTCGCCCTTCTCACCCT